CCCGGACAGTGTGACGACAGTCAGGCACACGCCGTTCACCGCAATGCTGTCGCCTATCTGCACATCATCCATACCCAGCACCTCAGCCTCAACCGACAGGCGCAAGCCGCCCTCACGGTCAACCGCACGGGTGATAATGCCGACATCTGCAATGATTCCACTAAACACAATTAAACTCCTTTATCGTCATTTCTGACTGTAACAGTGATACGTAAATCGCGACCGACTTGCCGTACATCCTGCCATTTAAGATCAACGCGCTGATCGAGCGCTGTCAGTTCGCCCAAAGCCGCTATGCCGCGCGCACTGCTGCCTAGCAACTGAGGCGAGATATACAGCAGCATTTCATCGACGAGTTCCGCGCGCAGCAACGCGCCATTGAGCACGGCTCCTGCCTCAACCAATATCTCATTGCATCCGCGCGATGCCAGATCGCGCATCACAGCAGGTAAATCCACCCGCCCGTCTGTACCGGGCAGAAGCACCACTTCAGCGCCTGCCTGTTGCAGGCGCTCAATTTTATGATCATCTCGCAGTGCGGCATAAATCAGCACACCGCCTTGCAAGATGCGTGCGTCAAGCGGCATGCGCAAATGACTGTCCAGCACCACCCGCTTAGGCTGACGCTCAACGTCAATTTCTCGCACATTCAACTGCGCATCGTCGGCCAAAATGGTGTTGATACCCGTCAACACGGCACAAGAACGCGCCCGCCAGTGCTGCACATCAAGCCTTGCATCAGCCCCGGTGATCCACTGACTGACGCCGTTAGACAGCGCGGTTCGCCCGTCCAGACTCATACCGACTTTGCTTCTGACTTGCGGCAACCCGCGCGTCATGCGCGCGCAAAAACCGGCATTCAACTCACGCGCTGCGGCTTCCATCAATCCGCAATCAACCGAAATTCCCGCTGCACGCAATTTCGCGATACCGCGGCCCGCCACCTGCGGATTCGGATCCTGCATCGCCACCACGACACGCGCGACACCAGCATGAATCAGCGCGTCGCAACATGGCGGTGTACGGCCGTAATGACTGCAAGGCTCCAGCGTAACGTAGGCCGTCGCACCGTGTGCGGCATCGCCCGCATCGAGCAAGGCATACACTTCCGCGTGCGGCTCACCGGCTTTTTTGTGCCAGCCCGCCCCCAGCAAATTCCCGTCGCGCACCAGCACACAACCGACACGCGGATTCGGACTGGTGCTGTAAAGGCCGCGCTCTGCCAGTTGAAGCGCCTGCGCCATCCAACGGCTGTCTTCCGCGCTAACCATTTTCAGGCTTATCACCGGCGCGCGAAGGCGTCCTTCGTACAGCCTTCACCGCATCGGCGAAATCCCCGACATCCTGAAAACTCTTGTAAACGGAGGCAAAACGAATATAGGCCACTTTGTCGAGCTTCAACAATGCCTGCATCACCAATTCGCCCACATGGCGCGAGTCCACCTCACGTTCACCCAAGGCATACAGCTTGTGAGTGACCGTATCGATTGCCGCGTCCACCATTTCGGTCGACACAGGGCGCTTATGCAAGGCGCGGGTAAAACTGGTACGAAGTTTCCCGGAATCGAATTCGCAGCGAATGCCGTTCTGTTTGACGACCTGCGGCATACGCAACTCCACCATCTCATAGGTGGTGAAGCGCTTATCGCAAGACACACAGCGACGACGACGACGGATACTGTCGCCCGCCTCGCTCTCGCGGGTATCTACCACCTGAGTGTCGTGACCTTTACAGAACGGACATTTCATAAAATCAAGGAGCGAGGAACAAGGAGTGAGGAGCGAGGGTAAATGCTTTCCCCCAATCCTCCATCCCAGATCCTGCTTTACGCGCCGTAGACCGGGAACTTGGCTGTCAATGTTTTCACTTGCGCGACCACGTTTGCGATCACAGCCTCATCGTTCGGCGCATCGAGCACGTCGGCAATCAGATTCGCCAGCAGTTCGGCTTCGAGCTCCTTGAAACCGCGCGTTGTCATCGCAGGACTGCCGATACGAATGCCTGAGGTGACGAATGGTTTTTGCGGATCATTCGGAATGGCGTTCTTATTGACGGTGATGTGCGCACGTCCCAAAGCGGCTTCTGCATCCTTGCCGGTGAGATTCTTGGCTTGCAGATCAACCAGAAACACGTGACTGTCCGTGCGGCCTGAAACGATGCGCAGACCGCGCTCTTTCAACACGCGTGTCATCACCCGTGCATTTTCAACCACTTGACGCTGATAGACCTTGAACTCTGGACTTGCCGCTTCCTTGAAGGCAACCGCTTTAGCAGCAATCACATGCATCAGCGGACCGCCTTGCAGACACGGGAAAATCGCAGAGTTGAGCGCTTTTTCGTGCTCAGCCTTGGCCAAAATCAGGCCGCCGCGCGGACCGCGCAGAGTCTTGTGTGTGGTCGTTGTGACGAAATCGGCAATACCAACCGGAGAAGGATAGACGCCTGCCGCAATCAAACCTGCGTAGTGCGCCATATCAACAAACAAATAAGCACCTACGCTGTCGGCGATTTGACGGAAACGCTTCCAGTCAACTACCAGCGCATAGGCCGAGGCCCCTGCGACGATCATCTTAGGCTTATGTTCCGTTGCCAATGCCTGCACCTGATCGTAGTCGATTTCCTCTTTATCATTCAGGCCGTACTGGATCGCGTTGTACAGCTTGCCGCTGATATTGACCGAAGCGCCGTGGGTCAAATGACCGCCGTGCGCCAGAGACATACCCAAAA
Above is a window of Gallionella capsiferriformans ES-2 DNA encoding:
- the ribD gene encoding bifunctional diaminohydroxyphosphoribosylaminopyrimidine deaminase/5-amino-6-(5-phosphoribosylamino)uracil reductase RibD, translating into MVSAEDSRWMAQALQLAERGLYSTSPNPRVGCVLVRDGNLLGAGWHKKAGEPHAEVYALLDAGDAAHGATAYVTLEPCSHYGRTPPCCDALIHAGVARVVVAMQDPNPQVAGRGIAKLRAAGISVDCGLMEAAARELNAGFCARMTRGLPQVRSKVGMSLDGRTALSNGVSQWITGADARLDVQHWRARSCAVLTGINTILADDAQLNVREIDVERQPKRVVLDSHLRMPLDARILQGGVLIYAALRDDHKIERLQQAGAEVVLLPGTDGRVDLPAVMRDLASRGCNEILVEAGAVLNGALLRAELVDEMLLYISPQLLGSSARGIAALGELTALDQRVDLKWQDVRQVGRDLRITVTVRNDDKGV
- the nrdR gene encoding transcriptional regulator NrdR — protein: MKCPFCKGHDTQVVDTRESEAGDSIRRRRRCVSCDKRFTTYEMVELRMPQVVKQNGIRCEFDSGKLRTSFTRALHKRPVSTEMVDAAIDTVTHKLYALGEREVDSRHVGELVMQALLKLDKVAYIRFASVYKSFQDVGDFADAVKAVRRTPSRAGDKPENG
- the glyA gene encoding serine hydroxymethyltransferase translates to MFSSKNTIAVTDPELWAAIQNENQRQEDHIELIASENYTSCAVMEAQGTKLTNKYAEGYPGKRYYGGCEYVDVAEQLAIDRAKALFGAEYANVQPHSGSQANQAVYVSVLKPGDTILGMSLAHGGHLTHGASVNISGKLYNAIQYGLNDKEEIDYDQVQALATEHKPKMIVAGASAYALVVDWKRFRQIADSVGAYLFVDMAHYAGLIAAGVYPSPVGIADFVTTTTHKTLRGPRGGLILAKAEHEKALNSAIFPCLQGGPLMHVIAAKAVAFKEAASPEFKVYQRQVVENARVMTRVLKERGLRIVSGRTDSHVFLVDLQAKNLTGKDAEAALGRAHITVNKNAIPNDPQKPFVTSGIRIGSPAMTTRGFKELEAELLANLIADVLDAPNDEAVIANVVAQVKTLTAKFPVYGA